From Aspergillus fumigatus Af293 chromosome 5, whole genome shotgun sequence, a single genomic window includes:
- a CDS encoding bifunctional thymidylate/uridylate kinase, translating into MNSQRNRGALIVFEGLDRAGKSSQCERLRDSLQASGHSVKYIRFPDRTTPIGKLISSYLQGQSQADDHSIHLLFSANRWEIAKSIEDDIANGISVIVDRYSYSGAVYSAAKGNPNLSLEWAWQPEIGLPQPDMCLFLRISPEEAAKRGGFGVERYENETMQNRVRELFQTLFDLQQGDYIHTIDAGRSFDAVSQDIMKIVTDYIGRLDAMGPLKRLGALSN; encoded by the exons ATGAACAGTCAGCGCAATCGCGGAGCTCTCATTGTTTTCGAAGGCCTGGATCGAGCGGGCAAATCCAGCCAATGTGAACGTCTACGTGACTCGCTACAAGCATCAGGGCACTCGGTGAAGTATATTCGGTTTCCAG ATCGAACAACCCCCATTGGAAAGTTGATAAGTAGCTATTTACAAGGCCAGTCCCAAGCGGATGACCATTCGATTCATCTCCTCTTCTCAGCAAATCGCTGGGAGATTGCGAAGAGcattgaagatgatataGCCAACGGCATCAGTGTCATAGTAGACCGTTACTCCTACTCTGGTGCCGTTTACTCGGCTGCAAAGGGCAATCCTAATCTGTCGCTGGAGTGGGCATGGCAGCCAGAGATCGGACTGCCGCAGCCGGATATgtgcctcttcctccgcatATCCCCTGAAGAAGCAGCGAAGCGTGGCGGATTCGGCGTCGAGCGCTATGAGAATGAAACTATGCAAAACCGCGTGCGTGAGCTATTCCAAACGCTTTTTGACCTCCAGCAGGGTGATTATATTCACACAATTGATGCCGGAAGGTCCTTCGATGCAGTGTCGCAGGATATTATGAAGATAGTGACAGACTATATCGGGAGACTTGATGCCATGGGACCTTTGAAGAGGCTGGGAGCACTCTCAAACTAA
- a CDS encoding tRNA-ribosyltransferase family protein — translation MSLLEASSQSPDEMVNFTLLSPATAPILAPRLGNLAIAGRKAIPTPNYIPLTSRGAVPHIAHDVMRDQTAIGSLFIGLEDFIERKAHTGPLRNGRPPIYNVPTAPHESALRKFISVPEDFLLILGPRRVPSIACPPNNTPNSISILTSVGFRQLEAGEYVEAVRKLRPDIVVGLADLAQGQTPGTKRRVKMADRTHAFTSHALEQLYGQTVPEGSRSKSAYFAPVLPLENTQQSLYLADLEHELRPHISGLALHESASLSILPEKLGNLPRLLFSDPATPHDILRQVSLGADIFTIPFLGATSDAGIALDFTFPAPSTVETIVSEPRPLAFDLWSTSFKVDTAPLNTSCECYTCKNHHRAYIHHLLSAKEMLAWTLLQIHNHHIMDKFFSAIRTSIERETFLTDADMFHRFYAPELPEKTGEGPRLRGHQLPAAGPHQPRRFPRVYGRLDDAAEKFAESESSIATPDTGADGLEAHGFAQKTSS, via the exons ATGAGCTTACTTGAAGCATCGTCGCAATCTCCCGACGAGATGGTCAATTTTACACTTCTCAGTCCCGCAACTGCCCCGATCCTAGCCCCGCGGCTGGGAAATTTGGCCATTGCGGGCAGAAAAGCCATCCCGACACCCAATTACATTCCGCTCACGTCGCGAGGGGCTGTACCTCATATTGCGCATGATGTGATGCGCGACCAGACTGCGATCGGCAGCCTGTTCATCGGTCTCGAGGATT TCATAGAAAGGAAAGCGCATACAGGACCGCTCCGGAATGGAAGACCACCCATATACAATGTACCAACCGCGCCGCATGAATCGGCATTGCGCAAGTTCATCAGTGTTCCTGAGGATTTCCTGCTCATTCTCGGTCCGCGACGGGTACCTTCGATCGCTTGCCCGCCGAACAACACGCCTAATTCGATTTCCATATTGACATCGGTCGGGTTCAGGCAGCTAGAGGCTGGTGAATATGTGGAAGCAGTACGGAAACTACGGCCGGACATTGTGGTGGGATTAGCAGACTTGGCCCAGGGACAAACTCCCGGCACCAAGCGGAGGGTAAAAATGGCTGACCGAACCCATGCATTCACGTCGCATGCACTGGAGCAGCTCTATGGCCAAACAGTACCAGAAGGAAGTCGGTCGAAATCGGCATACTTTGCACCAGTGCTGCCTCTGGAGAACACGCAGCAATCGCTCTACCTGGCCGACCTTGAGCATGAGCTACGCCCTCACATCTCCGGTCTCGCATTGCACGAGTCGGCATCGCTATCGATTCTCCCAGAGAAACTAGGCAACCTGCCCAGACTACTCTTCAGTGATCCAGCTACACCACACGACATTCTGCGTCAGGTATCTCTCGGCGCCGATATCTTCACCATTCCATTCCTGGGGGCGACCTCGGATGCAGGGATAGCCTTGGATTTCACCTTCCCAGCCCCGTCCACAGTGGAGACGATTGTAAGCGAACCTCGACCTCTCGCATTCGACCTGTGGTCCACGTCGTTCAAAGTAGACACGGCACCTCTGAACACATCCTGTGAGTGCTACACATGCAAAAACCACCACCGCGCCTACATCCACCATCTACTATCCGCAAAGGAAATGCTCGCATGGACATTACTTCAGATCCATAACCACCACATCATGGACAAGTTCTTCTCCGCTATCAGAACGAGTATCGAGCGAGAAACCTTCCTCACAGATGCCGACATGTTCCACCGGTTTTACGCCCCAGAACTACCAGAGAAAACCGGCGAGGGCCCCAG ACTCCGCGGCCATCAACTCCCCGCTGCTGGACCTCACCAACCCCGCCGCTTCCCCCGCGTGTATGGCCGTCTCGACGACGCGGCGGAGAAATTCGCAGAGTCAGAATCGTCGATTGCCACGCCAGATACGGGCGCTGATGGATTAGAAGCCCATGGCTTTGCGCAGAAAACCTCCTCTTAG
- the slx1 gene encoding structure-specific endonuclease subunit SLX1: MDDTQIEHPRPIPIFYCCYLLRSTVRHASLYIGSTPNPARRLIQHNGVVKGGARRTAAEKLRPWEMVLVVEGFMSRLAALQFEWAWQNPWYSRHLRSEESSALAEVKHRRMRKAKSEDPEFLDSNCDSAKSRVKGTPKKSKRRHRPPRSLDTYFSDLHRLLRSTYFSHWPLKIRFFSGDIYQSWKAWYDRVDVRLRSPVKVILDGSCPEISAHTGGNDTRFGGVENAKITYAAIRDYIEKAIFLLDDPKDVRCHVCQGQIVPTEELTTVCPQAECHCTCHLLCLSRKFVDAALEPNQIVPKHGICPACEATIEWPLMMKELSFRSRAKQELLEILKRKRRVDRKQGAVTGEVESSSRRTVSVDLDDRFGQHAEDEFLLDEDWWEGLAAESDSDTDLRLKPLSKAAPKLETVIEDSECDDADIL, translated from the exons ATGGATGACACCCAAATAGAGCATCCAAGACCTATCCCAATCTTCTATTGCTGTTATCTACTCCGCTCGACTGTGAGACATGCCTCTCTCTATATCGGATCCACGCCCAATCCCGCAAGACGACTGATTCAGCACAATGGTGTCGTCAAGGGCGGCGCCCGTCGGACTGCCGCCGAGAAGCTGAGGCCGTGGGAGATGGTTCTGGTGGTCGAAGGTTTTATGAGTCGGCTGGCAGCTCTGCAGTTTGA ATGGGCTTGGCAAAATCCTTGGTACTCACGCCACTTACGATCAGAAGAAAGCTCAGCTCTCGCGGAGGTCAAGCACAGGAGAATGAGGAAAGCAAAATCTGAGGATCCGGAGTTTCTCGATTCTAACTGCGACTCGGCTAAGTCCAGAGTCAAGGGGACACCTAAGAAAAGCAAAAGACGTCATCGTCCCCCGAGATCGTTGGACACCTATTTCTCCGATTTACATCGCTTGCTGAGGTCGACATACTTCTCTCACTGGCCTTTAAAGATACGATTTTTCTCGGGCGACATTTATCAATCTTGGAAAGCTTGGTATGATCGGGTCGATGTTCGTCTTCGGAGCCCTGTCAAAGTCATCTTGGACGGGAGTTGTCCTGAGATCAGCGCACACACCGGTGGGAATGACACCAGGTTTGGTGGCGTTGAAAATGCCAAAATAACCTATGCTGCAATCCGAGACTATATAGAGAAAgccatcttccttctcgacGACCCAAAAGATGTCCGCTGTCATGTATGCCAGGGGCAAATCGTCCCAACGGAAGAGTTGACAACTGTCTGTCCACAGGCTGAATGCCACTGTACCTGCCATCTTCTATGCCTATCGAGAAAGTTCGTTGATGCGGCCCTGGAGCCAAACCAAATCGTTCCAAAGCACGGGATTTGTCCAGCATGTGAGGCCACTATTGAGTGGccattgatgatgaaggagctgAGCTTCCGGAGTCGCGCGAAACAAGAGCTGTTGGAAATTCTGAAACGGAAGAGAAGAGTTGATCGAAAACAAGGTGCTGTGACTGGCGAGGTTGAATCGTCGAGTCGAAGAACCGTATCAGTCGATTTAGATGACCGTTTCGGTCAGCATGCGGAAGATGAAtttcttctggatgaagacTGGTGGGAGGGATTGGCAGCAGAGTCAGACTCAGACACGGATCTTCGGTTAAAGCCCCTTTCAAAGGCTGCCCCGAAACTAGAAACTGTTATCGAAGACAGCGAGTGCGACGACGCTGACATTCTGTGA